The window GTGGAAGGCAAGTGGGAGGCTGATCATCTGGCGGTGCGCAAGGGCATGCCTGAGCTTTTGAGCATTCTCAACAAGGCACTGGAGGCGTTTCCCGCTGCCGAGCTACGTGCCATTCGCCTGAAATGGCTGGAGGGCATCTCACCGCCTCCCGCGCCTTCGCTCTGGCAACGGCTGGTTGGTTGGGGCTGTTGGGCAATGGCAATGCTTGGCGTGTTCGGCCTGCTGTCGCTGGTGTGGAATCGTCGCCTGGCCGCAGTGATCAAGCTGCGCGGTGCTGCCGAGCAAAGCCTGGGCGATCAATTGGCCTTTCAGCACGCGCTGATCGATTCCATGCCTGATCCGGTATTCGTCCGGGATCTGCAAGGACGCCTGGTCATGTGCAACCGCAGTTATGAGGAGGCGCTTTCAGTACGCCAGGATCAAGTGCAGGGGCGGCTGCTGATCGAGATCGAAGCGCTGCCCGAGGCCACGGCCTTGATGCTGCATGAAGAGTTCATGGTGCAGTTGCGCACGCGTACCTCACGCTTCAGTAAACGGCAATTGCAATTCAAGAGTGGCCCGCGCGAGGTCTACCAGTGGACGGTGCCGTTCTACAGTGTCGACGGCAAGTTGCGCGGACTGCTGGGGGGCTGGACGGATATTACCCAGCGTCGGACGGAGAGTGGTTGCCGTTGTCCGCATTGAAGTTGGGAAATGTCCTATAGGACGCGGCTACTTTTCCGATGGGAGGCTTAAGACGCCTGCCCTACAGTGAACGGCAACTGCGGTGAGAGTCCGCGATTGTCGTTTCAGAGGTCGCCCATGCGCTCGCTTAAAGTCCTGATTCTTGAACCCAATCCGTTTCAGTTGATGGCATTGCATCAAATGCTCAATGCCATTGGCATCTATGACGTCCTGACCGCGCCATCGCTGCCATCGGCCTTGTGTTCTCTGGGGCATCGCGGCGCGGTCGATATTGCCATTTGCGACCCGCAACTCAAGGGCGGTGACGGCCTCGCCCTGATCCGGCATCTGGCGCAGCAGCGTGAAGCGCGAGCGCTGATCATGCTGGGTGCGGTGGCCTCGAGTCTGCTGAATGATCTCGAACCGCTGCTTTGCGAACACAGACTGCGGCTGCTGGGATGCCTGCAAACGCCGGTGTCGGCGGTGCTCATGAGAGGGTTGCTGGACAGCTACCTTATCGCCCCTTCGCCGCCTGTCGAGGCCTGAAGCGCACGGTTATTTTTCTGTCATCTTCGCGGTGCATGCTCTGAACGACCGGTAACACTCCAATGCTTGCGACCGGAATGAGGCAGAACTTTCTTCTCGGGCCGGTGGTCATTTACTGTGGACATGCCCCAGACACAATGTTTTCGGACGATTGAGTGGAGATCGAGATGGAAAGTATCAGTCTATTGCTCGGTGAGGCTCTGAGCCCGTATCAGGTTTCGTTGTCTCCAAGCGGCGCCCATGGTGAATGCCTGGTGACCTTGAAGAACAGCAGCGGTGCAATTGTGGTGGAACGCGAATTCAATCAGGCGCAACTGACCGACAAACGTCAGTTGACCGATGTTGTTGATGGCTTGCACCGAGACGTCCTGATCGCCGAAGGGCGACTGGAGCCCTGTGTGATCGCGGCGTTGCGCAATGCGGCCCTGGACAAGCGTCCGGCGCTCTGAAAATGAAATATTTTTTGTGGGAACCTTCCTGCATCCCTGTCAGTCAGACCCCATAACAGCAGGATCAAGCATTGTGCTCCGGTGCTTGTCGCTTGCTGCTACGGGTCTTTATGTAGGCCACGTTTAACCCCGAGTCGTCTCCCCACTTCTCGGGGTTTCTTTTGTCTGCAATTTGTTCACTGCGTGGCCTGCTGCTCGAAAAATGCCCGGACCTGCTCCAGGTAATCGGTGCGCATGTCGGGATCCAGCCAATCGGCATAGAGCTGGTTCAGTTGATCGTGGGGCAGGGTACGCAGTAACTGATTGATTTCGCTGATTGCCTGGCGGCCCTGAGCGGTGTCTGAGCAACCGATGTACCCCGACAGGTATTTACCGTTGCCACGGATTGGATAGAACAGCAAATCGTCTTCGGCTATTTGCGCCAGATGAGCCTGATAACGGATCTCCGGCCAATAGCCCAACACCACCTGTAACCGACCCAGTCGCTGCATCGATAGAAGACTGTTGAGGGCGTCGTTGCCGTAATGGGATGTCAGTGCGTCCTGTGGGGCCTGTCGCAACAGGTTGTCGACTCGCTCACCGTAACTGCGCTCCGCCACGACACCGACCTTCTCTTTGCCATTGGCCAAAAGCGCCGCCAGATCGATTTCCCCGTCCACCAGAAACGGTGCCAGCACCTCGCGATCTTTCTGACGCACCACCAGGCCATTACTGACAGCGCGGAAGGCCGGGATGGAAAACGCGATCCATTGCGCTCGCTCCTTGCTCCAGATCAGCGACGGGTCGCAGGTGAAGGAAGCTTCGTGGAGCATTTGCATACCCCTGGCACGGTTGACCCGCATCAGGGTGTGTTCGTATTGCGGCATGCCGGCGATGAGCATTGGCATCAAGTGATCGATGACGCCCTGACCTTTTTTCGAGCCTTCGAAAATCGTCAAGGGCGGTAAGTCGCGCAGTAACCAGATCAACGTCGGTTTGGCCTGCGTCCAAGTGGGCAGGGCCAGCAGAAACAATAAGCCGAACAACCGCCACGTCCACCAGTGGTGGGCACGATGGGTGTTCGATGTCGGCTGGCGTTTCAGCTCAAATGGCTCCGTCTTCGCGCAGTCGGGCGATCTGCTGTTCGTCATAGCCAAGATCGTGGAGTACCTGCGCATTGTGTTCACCGAGCTGCGGTCCGACCCATTCGGACGAGCCTGGCGTCTCAGAGAGTTTCGGCACGATGCCGGGCATCTTGAAGGGTTTGCCGTCGGGCAGCTTGGCGTGCAGGAACATTTCCCGGGCCAGGTATTGCGG of the Pseudomonas sp. Seg1 genome contains:
- a CDS encoding DUF3509 domain-containing protein, with translation MESISLLLGEALSPYQVSLSPSGAHGECLVTLKNSSGAIVVEREFNQAQLTDKRQLTDVVDGLHRDVLIAEGRLEPCVIAALRNAALDKRPAL
- a CDS encoding response regulator, whose protein sequence is MRSLKVLILEPNPFQLMALHQMLNAIGIYDVLTAPSLPSALCSLGHRGAVDIAICDPQLKGGDGLALIRHLAQQREARALIMLGAVASSLLNDLEPLLCEHRLRLLGCLQTPVSAVLMRGLLDSYLIAPSPPVEA
- a CDS encoding TIGR02285 family protein — translated: MTNSRSPDCAKTEPFELKRQPTSNTHRAHHWWTWRLFGLLFLLALPTWTQAKPTLIWLLRDLPPLTIFEGSKKGQGVIDHLMPMLIAGMPQYEHTLMRVNRARGMQMLHEASFTCDPSLIWSKERAQWIAFSIPAFRAVSNGLVVRQKDREVLAPFLVDGEIDLAALLANGKEKVGVVAERSYGERVDNLLRQAPQDALTSHYGNDALNSLLSMQRLGRLQVVLGYWPEIRYQAHLAQIAEDDLLFYPIRGNGKYLSGYIGCSDTAQGRQAISEINQLLRTLPHDQLNQLYADWLDPDMRTDYLEQVRAFFEQQATQ